The following are encoded together in the Panthera leo isolate Ple1 chromosome B4, P.leo_Ple1_pat1.1, whole genome shotgun sequence genome:
- the A4GALT gene encoding lactosylceramide 4-alpha-galactosyltransferase encodes MSRPPDCLLRLLRGAPRQRVCTLFIISFKFTFFVSVMIYWHIAGEPGGQREFSNLPADVPCPRLVPPTPISSTPPPGNIFFLETSDRTNPNFLFMCSVESAARAHPESRVVVLMKGLPGGNASLPRHLGLSLLGCFPNVHVLPLDLEELFRDTPLAAWYAARRRRWEPYLLPVLSDASRIALMWKFGGIYLDTDFIVLKSLRNLTNTLGTQSRYVLNGAFLAFERHHEFMALCMRDFVAHYNGWIWGHQGPQLLTRVFKKWCSVRSLGDSHACRGVTALPCEAFYPIPWQHWKKYFEDISPQELRRLLNATYAVHVWNRKSQGTRFKATSRALLAQLHARYCPTTHEAMKMYL; translated from the coding sequence ATGTCCAGGCCCCCTGACTGCCTGCTGCGGCTGCTCCGGGGAGCCCCGAGGCAGCGGGTCTGCACCCTGTTTATCATCAGCTTCAAGTTCACGTTTTTCGTCTCCGTCATGATCTACTGGCACATCGCGGGAGAGCCCGGCGGCCAGAGGGAGTTCTCTAACCTGCCTGCCGACGTCCCCTGCCCCCGACTGGTGCCCCCTACGCCGATCTCCAGCACCCCGCCTCCGGGCAACATCTTCTTCCTGGAGACCTCAGACCGGACCAACCCCAACTTCCTATTCATGTGCTCCGTGGAGTCGGCGGCCAGGGCTCACCCCGAGTCCCGGGTGGTGGTCCTGATGAAGGGGCTGCCCGGCGGGAACGCCTCCCTGCCCCGGCACCTGGGGCTCTCGCTTCTGGGCTGCTTCCCCAACGTCCACGTGCTCCCGCTGGACCTGGAAGAGCTGTTCCGGGACACGCCGCTGGCGGCCTGGTACGCGGCCAGGCGACGCCGGTGGGAGCCTTACCTGCTGCCCGTGCTCTCCGACGCCTCCAGGATCGCGCTCATGTGGAAGTTCGGGGGCATCTACCTGGACACGGACTTCATCGTCCTCAAGAGCCTGCGGAATCTGACCAACACGCTGGGCACTCAGTCCCGCTACGTCCTCAACGGGGCCTTCCTGGCCTTCGAGCGCCACCACGAGTTCATGGCGCTGTGCATGCGAGACTTCGTGGCCCACTACAACGGCTGGATCTGGGGCCACCAGGGCCCGCAGCTGCTCACGCGGGTCTTCAAGAAGTGGTGCTCCGTCCGCAGCCTGGGTGACAGCCACGCCTGCCGCGGGGTCACCGCCCTGCCCTGTGAGGCCTTCTACCCCATCCCCTGGCAGCACTGGAAGAAGTACTTCGAGGACATCAGCCCCCAGGAGCTGCGCCGGCTGCTCAACGCCACCTACGCCGTCCACGTGTGGAACAGGAAGAGCCAGGGCACCCGCTTCAAGGCCACGTCCAGGGCACTGCTGGCCCAGCTCCATGCCCGCTACTGCCCCACGACACACGAGGCCATGAAGATGTACTTGTGA